The following proteins come from a genomic window of Streptomyces sp. Sge12:
- a CDS encoding winged helix DNA-binding domain-containing protein has translation MSLPLVTTAERRHRLGRRHRLAPSARAATVAQAADSVVALHATDAATVFLSARARLTEGGPDLIERALYEDVSLVRLLSMRNTLFAVSAELAPHVDSSTARAIAVKERRTLLKHLDEDGQGLDAAWLARAEAAALAALDAHGPSTGSQLSAAVPALRQKITIGRGKKYETEQGITTRVIRLLAADGRIRRDRPRGSWTSSQYRWVHTEPWPALPAAESRTEIARRWLRAYGPATEADLKWWTGWTLTDTRKALAAVGPDQVRLEDGTTALVSPGDTAPEPAPEPWAALLPGLDPTAMGWADRSFHLDPAHRSALFDYAGNIGPTVWWNGEIVGGWAQRSDGEIVLRLLADPGRAAEGAITAEAARLAAWVGDARITPRFRTPLERELVA, from the coding sequence ATGAGCCTCCCCCTCGTCACCACCGCCGAACGCCGCCACCGGCTCGGCCGGCGCCACCGCCTGGCTCCGTCGGCCCGCGCAGCGACGGTGGCGCAGGCCGCGGACTCCGTCGTCGCCCTGCACGCCACGGATGCCGCGACCGTCTTCCTCTCGGCCCGGGCCCGGCTCACCGAGGGTGGCCCGGACCTGATCGAGCGGGCACTCTACGAGGACGTCAGCCTGGTGCGCCTGCTGAGCATGCGCAACACGCTCTTCGCGGTCTCCGCCGAACTCGCCCCGCACGTCGACTCCTCCACCGCCCGCGCGATCGCCGTGAAGGAACGCCGCACCCTCCTCAAACACCTCGACGAGGACGGGCAGGGGCTCGACGCCGCCTGGCTGGCCCGCGCCGAGGCGGCCGCGCTCGCCGCACTCGACGCCCACGGCCCCTCCACCGGGAGCCAGCTGTCCGCGGCCGTACCCGCACTGCGGCAGAAGATCACCATCGGTCGCGGCAAGAAGTACGAAACCGAGCAGGGGATCACCACCCGCGTCATCCGCCTGCTCGCCGCCGACGGGCGGATCCGCCGCGACCGGCCGCGCGGCTCGTGGACCTCCAGCCAGTACCGCTGGGTCCACACCGAGCCCTGGCCCGCTCTGCCCGCCGCCGAGTCCCGTACGGAGATCGCCCGCCGCTGGCTCCGTGCCTACGGCCCCGCCACCGAGGCCGACCTCAAGTGGTGGACCGGATGGACCCTCACGGACACCCGCAAGGCCCTCGCCGCCGTGGGACCCGACCAGGTCCGACTCGAGGACGGCACCACCGCGCTCGTCAGCCCCGGGGACACCGCCCCCGAACCGGCACCCGAGCCCTGGGCCGCGCTGCTGCCCGGCCTCGACCCCACCGCCATGGGCTGGGCCGACCGCAGTTTCCACCTCGACCCCGCCCACCGGAGCGCCCTGTTCGACTACGCCGGCAACATCGGTCCCACCGTGTGGTGGAACGGCGAGATCGTCGGCGGCTGGGCACAGCGCTCCGACGGCGAGATCGTCTTGCGGCTGCTGGCCGACCCCGGCCGCGCCGCCGAAGGAGCGATCACCGCCGAGGCCGCCCGGCTCGCCGCATGGGTGGGAGACGCCCGGATCACCCCGCGCTTCCGCACCCCGCTGGAGCGTGAACTCGTCGCCTGA
- a CDS encoding GNAT family N-acetyltransferase: MTNLPELTIRPATAADVPAVVAMLADDPLGATRESPDDLAPYLAALKRLTDDPNQHLVVAVRADRVVGTLQLTIVPGLSRRGATRAIIEGVRVHAEERGSGLGTRFIEWAVEKSRAENCSLVQLTSDATRTDAHRFYERLGFTASHVGFKLQL, encoded by the coding sequence GTGACCAACCTTCCTGAGCTGACGATCCGGCCCGCCACGGCAGCCGATGTACCCGCCGTCGTGGCCATGCTGGCCGACGACCCGCTCGGCGCCACCCGCGAGTCCCCGGACGACCTCGCCCCGTACCTCGCGGCCCTGAAGCGCCTCACCGACGACCCGAACCAGCACCTGGTCGTCGCCGTCCGCGCCGACCGTGTCGTGGGCACCCTCCAGCTGACGATCGTCCCGGGACTCTCCCGCCGGGGAGCCACCCGCGCCATCATCGAGGGCGTCCGCGTACACGCCGAGGAGCGCGGCAGCGGCCTGGGCACCCGGTTCATCGAATGGGCCGTCGAGAAGTCCCGTGCCGAGAACTGCTCGCTCGTACAGCTGACTTCGGACGCGACCCGGACCGACGCCCATCGCTTCTACGAACGGCTCGGGTTCACCGCCTCGCACGTCGGGTTCAAGCTCCAGCTCTGA
- a CDS encoding GNAT family N-acetyltransferase has product MTPPHITDLPIRALTVDDLHRCADLSEDRGWLREDHKWRLLLAAGTGYGVDAPDGRGLAASCVVTRYGTTHAGPELAAIGMVLVAARFARQGLGRRLMAHVCNDVLKGVPLTLHATPYGRPLYEELGFKTTGRAEMLMGAFRHEGTPGAYGTARVRPANAEDLPRILRLDAEVFGTDRTHMITRLPAFADRLVVAEDPSGNGALTGYAAAWPNMDTQVIGPLIAQDTATAQSLISALAVGTDRVLRTDVDVRHEELLAWLKDRGLASVAFNAVMTRDLPGLPGDWTRRWAPLTVAAG; this is encoded by the coding sequence GTGACACCACCACACATCACCGATCTACCGATCCGGGCGCTGACCGTGGACGATCTCCACCGCTGCGCCGACCTGTCCGAAGATCGCGGATGGCTCCGCGAGGACCACAAGTGGCGTCTGCTCCTCGCCGCCGGAACCGGCTACGGCGTCGATGCCCCGGACGGCCGGGGGCTCGCTGCCTCCTGTGTCGTCACCCGGTACGGCACCACACACGCCGGACCGGAGCTCGCCGCCATCGGCATGGTCCTCGTGGCCGCCCGCTTCGCCCGCCAGGGTCTGGGCCGCCGCCTGATGGCGCACGTCTGCAACGACGTACTCAAGGGCGTCCCCCTCACCCTGCACGCCACCCCGTACGGGCGCCCCCTCTACGAGGAGCTCGGCTTCAAGACGACCGGACGCGCCGAGATGCTGATGGGCGCCTTTCGGCATGAGGGCACCCCCGGGGCGTACGGCACCGCCCGGGTCCGGCCGGCCAACGCCGAGGACCTCCCCCGGATCCTGCGTCTGGACGCGGAAGTCTTCGGAACCGACCGCACGCACATGATCACCCGGCTGCCGGCCTTCGCGGACCGCTTGGTCGTTGCCGAGGACCCCTCCGGGAACGGCGCCCTCACCGGCTATGCAGCGGCCTGGCCCAATATGGACACACAGGTCATCGGCCCGTTGATCGCCCAGGACACCGCGACCGCACAGTCCCTGATCAGCGCGCTCGCTGTGGGTACCGACCGGGTGCTGCGCACCGACGTCGACGTACGGCACGAGGAACTCCTCGCCTGGCTCAAGGACCGCGGACTGGCCTCCGTGGCCTTCAACGCCGTCATGACCCGCGACCTCCCCGGCCTGCCCGGCGACTGGACCCGCCGCTGGGCACCGCTCACCGTGGCCGCGGGCTGA
- a CDS encoding HAD family hydrolase: MTLLHLFDLDGTLMYGSAAPVEISRQLGLSAEIAELERAFGAQKMGPHQFSVAAHALWTELTPAHVRAAFDGAPWLTGIRDVWQEIRDRGDYCAVISLSPSFFVEMLLEWGAHAAHGSVYPEVPFTRPVEESGILTPEGKVRVADRLCAEFGVSRSDCVAYGDSVTDAMLFDVVPISVAVNARPFLAERATHVYEGRDLREAYQLVGLTRPGVDAS; encoded by the coding sequence ATGACTCTCCTGCACCTCTTCGATCTCGACGGGACGCTGATGTACGGCTCGGCGGCGCCGGTCGAGATCTCCCGGCAGCTCGGGCTGAGCGCCGAGATCGCCGAGCTGGAACGGGCCTTCGGCGCGCAGAAGATGGGGCCGCACCAGTTCTCGGTGGCCGCGCACGCGCTGTGGACCGAGCTGACGCCCGCGCACGTACGGGCCGCGTTCGACGGGGCTCCCTGGCTCACCGGAATCCGGGACGTGTGGCAGGAGATCCGGGACCGCGGGGACTACTGCGCCGTGATCTCCCTGTCGCCCTCCTTCTTCGTGGAGATGCTGCTGGAATGGGGTGCGCACGCCGCGCACGGGTCGGTCTACCCGGAGGTGCCCTTCACGCGACCCGTGGAGGAGTCGGGGATCCTGACGCCCGAGGGCAAGGTCCGGGTGGCGGACCGGCTCTGCGCGGAGTTCGGTGTGAGCCGGAGCGACTGTGTCGCGTACGGGGATTCGGTGACCGACGCGATGCTCTTCGACGTGGTGCCGATCTCGGTGGCGGTCAATGCGCGGCCTTTTCTGGCCGAGCGGGCCACCCATGTCTACGAGGGTCGGGATTTGCGCGAGGCATACCAGCTTGTAGGGCTGACGCGCCCGGGAGTTGACGCATCTTAG
- a CDS encoding globin domain-containing protein, whose amino-acid sequence MDAPPTRSARREPARIPGEGGATEPSPDAVLIRRTLAEIAPVADRVTSYFYALVFTGHPEVRGMFPAAMDAQRDRLLKALLTAAEHIDNPDVLVPYLRRLGTGHRKYGTMAGHYPAVGEALVGALARYAYNSWGPETQAAWVRAYTAISQIMIDAAAEDEVKAPAWWHAEVVSHDLRTPDIAVLTVRPDQPYAFVAGQYASLETPWWPRVWRHYSFASAPRADGLLSFHVKAVPAGWVSNALVRHARPGDVLRLGPPAGSMVVDHSTDNGMLCLGGGTGIAPIKALIEDVAEHGERRPVEVFFGARSDSDLYDKDTLLGLQRSHPWLSVRPVVGDGLAGQLPQAVGEHGPWSSYDAFISGPPAMIRNGVDELLRIGIPCERIRHDAVEELAGIAG is encoded by the coding sequence ATGGACGCTCCGCCCACCAGATCGGCCAGACGCGAACCGGCCCGGATACCCGGCGAGGGCGGCGCGACCGAGCCCTCACCGGATGCCGTACTCATCCGCCGGACCCTCGCGGAAATCGCCCCCGTCGCCGACAGGGTGACCTCGTACTTCTACGCTCTGGTGTTCACCGGGCACCCGGAAGTGCGGGGCATGTTCCCCGCAGCCATGGATGCCCAGCGCGACCGGCTGCTGAAGGCGCTGCTGACCGCCGCCGAGCACATCGACAACCCCGACGTACTCGTCCCCTACCTCCGCCGACTGGGTACGGGGCACCGCAAGTACGGCACCATGGCCGGTCACTATCCCGCGGTGGGCGAGGCCCTCGTCGGAGCGCTGGCCCGGTACGCGTACAACAGCTGGGGCCCGGAGACGCAGGCCGCCTGGGTGCGGGCGTACACCGCGATCTCCCAGATCATGATCGACGCGGCGGCGGAGGACGAGGTGAAGGCTCCCGCGTGGTGGCACGCGGAGGTGGTCTCCCACGATCTGCGCACCCCGGACATCGCCGTGCTCACCGTCCGCCCCGACCAGCCCTACGCCTTCGTGGCCGGCCAGTACGCGAGCCTGGAGACTCCGTGGTGGCCGCGGGTGTGGCGGCACTACTCCTTCGCCTCGGCGCCGCGCGCCGACGGACTGCTGTCCTTCCACGTCAAGGCCGTCCCCGCCGGCTGGGTGTCCAACGCGCTGGTGCGCCACGCCCGCCCCGGGGACGTACTGCGCCTCGGTCCGCCGGCGGGGTCGATGGTGGTGGACCACTCCACGGACAACGGCATGCTGTGTCTCGGCGGGGGCACCGGAATCGCTCCGATCAAGGCGCTGATCGAGGACGTGGCCGAACACGGTGAGCGGCGGCCGGTGGAAGTGTTCTTCGGGGCCCGCAGTGACAGCGACCTCTACGACAAGGACACCCTGCTGGGACTCCAGCGCTCGCACCCGTGGCTGTCGGTGCGCCCGGTGGTCGGTGACGGACTGGCCGGGCAGCTGCCGCAGGCAGTGGGCGAGCACGGCCCGTGGAGCTCGTACGACGCCTTCATCTCGGGTCCGCCGGCGATGATCCGCAACGGAGTGGACGAGCTCCTTCGGATCGGGATTCCCTGCGAGCGGATCCGGCACGACGCGGTCGAGGAACTGGCGGGCATCGCCGGCTGA
- a CDS encoding NUDIX domain-containing protein, which produces MTERPVVKRTARAILLDGDDLILIKRTRPGVDPYWLTPGGGVEPSDSTVVDALHREVHEELGAKITDVVPCFVDTVEHIADRGVTGVKVQHFFVCRLESMDPNLRHGPEIDQPEGEYEIVRVPFSRVGIAAVHLVPLSLRHYLDGNIEGVRAMHAPDLG; this is translated from the coding sequence ATGACCGAACGTCCCGTGGTCAAACGCACCGCCCGCGCGATCCTGCTCGACGGTGACGACCTGATCCTCATCAAACGCACCAGGCCCGGCGTCGATCCGTACTGGCTCACCCCCGGCGGGGGAGTGGAGCCCTCGGACTCCACCGTCGTCGATGCCCTTCACCGGGAGGTCCACGAAGAACTCGGCGCGAAGATCACCGATGTGGTGCCCTGCTTCGTCGACACCGTCGAGCACATCGCCGACCGGGGGGTGACCGGCGTGAAGGTGCAGCACTTCTTCGTCTGCCGCCTCGAATCGATGGACCCGAACCTCCGGCACGGCCCCGAAATCGATCAGCCCGAGGGCGAGTACGAGATCGTCCGCGTGCCCTTCAGCCGGGTGGGCATCGCCGCCGTCCATCTCGTCCCGCTGTCCCTGCGGCACTACCTCGACGGCAACATCGAGGGCGTACGCGCCATGCACGCTCCCGACCTGGGCTGA
- a CDS encoding LysR family transcriptional regulator, which produces MDLTLLRTFVAVHRAGSFTRAASLLGLSQPAVTSQIRTLERQLGRPLFHRRARGVTPTAVGDELAHKAAPHLDALLRITEAEREAAGALRTLHVAGPPEVLSLRVLPALALLVGQGHTLRAAPQTDAEAALDGLAAGHHDLVVTTAHPRGGLFSATALCDEEHVLVAAPYWAALVDRDRLRAEGPTALEGIPLVEVHESLPLVARYWAAVFETAPDARSLAATVVVPDLRAVLECVRAGAGLAVLPRYLCQEALDSGRVVALAEPAVPPLRTWFLVVRTGSLALAHLARAHDRLLDAAVHW; this is translated from the coding sequence ATGGACCTGACCCTGCTGCGCACCTTCGTCGCCGTCCACCGGGCCGGCTCGTTCACGCGCGCCGCCAGCCTCCTCGGCCTGTCGCAGCCCGCCGTCACCTCCCAGATCCGCACCTTGGAACGCCAGTTGGGGCGGCCCCTCTTCCACCGCCGGGCGCGTGGCGTCACCCCCACCGCCGTCGGTGACGAACTGGCCCACAAAGCCGCCCCGCACCTCGACGCCCTGCTGCGGATCACCGAGGCCGAGCGGGAGGCCGCCGGCGCGTTACGCACGCTCCACGTCGCCGGACCCCCCGAGGTCCTGAGCCTGCGCGTGCTGCCCGCCCTCGCCCTCCTCGTCGGCCAGGGCCACACCCTGCGCGCCGCCCCGCAGACCGACGCGGAAGCGGCCCTCGACGGGCTCGCCGCGGGCCACCACGACCTCGTCGTCACCACCGCCCATCCCCGGGGCGGTCTCTTCTCCGCCACCGCGCTGTGCGACGAGGAGCACGTCCTGGTCGCCGCGCCCTACTGGGCCGCTCTCGTCGACAGGGACCGGCTGCGAGCGGAGGGGCCCACCGCCCTGGAGGGCATCCCGCTCGTCGAGGTCCACGAGAGCCTGCCGCTCGTCGCCCGGTACTGGGCCGCCGTCTTCGAGACAGCGCCCGATGCCCGGTCCCTGGCCGCCACCGTGGTCGTACCCGACCTGAGGGCAGTACTGGAATGTGTCCGGGCCGGTGCCGGACTCGCCGTCCTGCCCCGCTACCTGTGCCAGGAGGCCCTCGACAGCGGTCGGGTCGTCGCGCTGGCGGAGCCCGCGGTGCCGCCGCTGCGCACGTGGTTCCTGGTCGTACGGACCGGGAGCCTGGCCCTGGCCCACCTCGCCCGGGCCCACGATCGGCTGCTGGATGCCGCCGTGCACTGGTGA
- a CDS encoding cystathionine gamma-lyase gives MNDYAPQESGPAGSAASGPAPARTASARPAAGRPAAGAPAAFGDGTRAVRAGLPEAVKNEPPLPGPVFAAHFHLPGDVEGPYAYGRDTNPTWTLLERAIGELEAPGEDVHTIVFASGMAAVSAVLLSQAHTGDTVVLPDDGYQALPLLREQLEAYGIHVRTAPTGDDAQLAALDGARLLWIETPSNPGLDVCDVRRLVDAAHAGGTLVAVDNTLATPLGQRPLELGADFSVASGTKGLTGHGDVLLGYVVCRDPELAARVRRWRKIVGAIPGPMEAWLAHRSLATIQLRAQRQWANALAVAEALTHRTDVSGLRYPGLPTDRSHKTAARQMRGFGSVVSFTLPDRAHAERFMAALHLVEDATSFGGVRSTAERRGRWGGDAVPEGFIRFSAGAEDTEDLVADVLRALDHAGPA, from the coding sequence CGGCCGCTTTCGGTGACGGCACCCGGGCCGTCCGGGCCGGACTGCCCGAGGCCGTCAAGAACGAGCCGCCGCTGCCCGGACCGGTCTTCGCCGCCCACTTCCACCTCCCGGGCGATGTCGAGGGCCCGTACGCCTACGGCCGCGACACCAACCCCACCTGGACCCTGCTGGAACGGGCCATCGGGGAACTGGAGGCTCCCGGCGAGGACGTGCACACCATCGTCTTCGCCTCCGGCATGGCGGCGGTCTCTGCCGTCCTCCTCTCCCAGGCGCACACCGGCGACACGGTGGTCCTGCCCGACGACGGCTACCAGGCGCTGCCCCTGCTGCGGGAGCAGCTGGAGGCGTACGGGATCCACGTGCGTACCGCGCCGACCGGCGACGACGCCCAGCTCGCAGCCCTCGACGGAGCCCGGCTGCTGTGGATCGAGACCCCGTCCAATCCCGGCCTCGACGTGTGCGACGTCCGCCGCCTCGTGGACGCGGCGCACGCCGGCGGGACCCTGGTCGCCGTCGACAACACCCTGGCCACCCCGCTCGGGCAGCGGCCCCTGGAGCTGGGGGCGGACTTCTCGGTGGCGAGCGGCACCAAGGGCCTCACCGGCCACGGTGACGTCCTGCTCGGCTACGTCGTCTGCCGCGATCCGGAGCTCGCCGCCCGGGTCCGGCGGTGGCGCAAGATCGTCGGCGCGATCCCGGGCCCCATGGAGGCCTGGCTCGCCCACCGCTCCCTCGCCACGATCCAGCTGCGTGCCCAGCGCCAGTGGGCCAACGCCCTCGCCGTCGCAGAGGCGTTGACGCACCGCACCGACGTCAGCGGGCTGCGCTACCCGGGGCTGCCCACGGACCGCTCCCACAAGACGGCCGCCCGGCAGATGCGCGGCTTCGGCTCGGTGGTCTCCTTCACGCTGCCCGACCGCGCGCACGCGGAGCGATTCATGGCCGCCCTGCACCTGGTCGAGGACGCCACGAGTTTCGGCGGGGTACGGTCCACCGCCGAGCGGCGCGGACGGTGGGGCGGCGACGCCGTGCCGGAGGGCTTCATCCGCTTCTCCGCCGGGGCCGAGGACACCGAGGACCTCGTCGCGGACGTGCTGCGTGCCCTCGACCACGCGGGCCCGGCCTGA